A single genomic interval of Mycolicibacterium holsaticum DSM 44478 = JCM 12374 harbors:
- a CDS encoding nucleotidyltransferase family protein, whose amino-acid sequence MTIAAGVLLAAGAGSRYGMPKVLAAQGQWLDSGVAALHRGGCVDVVVVLGAAIVDVPAPARAVIAEDWSTGLSASLRAGLAAVDADYAVVLTVDTPDIGAQVVSRVLSAAGASPSGLARARYANLPGHPVVLARRHWAALTARLHGDEGARAFLAERDDVVAVDCDDLATGTDIDVR is encoded by the coding sequence ATGACGATCGCCGCCGGGGTACTGCTGGCAGCCGGAGCGGGCAGCCGCTACGGGATGCCCAAAGTGCTTGCGGCACAGGGTCAGTGGCTGGACTCGGGCGTCGCTGCACTGCACCGCGGAGGATGCGTCGACGTGGTGGTGGTGTTGGGTGCGGCGATCGTCGATGTACCCGCGCCGGCCCGGGCCGTGATCGCCGAGGACTGGAGCACCGGCCTGTCGGCGTCGCTGCGCGCCGGCCTGGCCGCGGTCGACGCCGACTACGCGGTGGTGCTCACCGTCGACACCCCCGACATCGGCGCCCAGGTGGTGTCGCGCGTGCTGTCGGCAGCGGGTGCGTCGCCGTCCGGCCTGGCGCGCGCGCGGTACGCGAACCTGCCGGGCCACCCCGTCGTGCTGGCACGACGGCACTGGGCGGCGCTGACGGCGCGTCTGCACGGCGACGAGGGGGCACGCGCGTTCCTGGCCGAGCGCGACGACGTCGTCGCCGTGGACTGTGACGATCTCGCCACCGGAACCGACATCGACGTGCGGTAG
- a CDS encoding STAS domain-containing protein, whose product MSSVSTFPESATDSTFCRTARFTTRWLKPDIAVVSAHGEIDAANAREFINYALRHAGRIKRLVLDLSGVEFFGTAGFSALHTFNVRCVGDQIDWALASSAGVARVLQICDPDWALPTYDSVDAALSAVQDDSRPLLQLIPKPR is encoded by the coding sequence ATGTCTTCTGTTAGCACTTTTCCGGAGTCCGCCACGGACTCGACCTTCTGCCGCACCGCGCGCTTCACCACCAGGTGGCTCAAGCCGGACATCGCCGTCGTCAGCGCACACGGTGAGATCGATGCAGCCAATGCGCGAGAGTTCATCAATTACGCGCTGCGCCACGCAGGCCGGATCAAGCGACTGGTCCTCGACCTGTCCGGTGTCGAGTTCTTTGGCACCGCTGGGTTTTCCGCGCTGCACACGTTCAACGTGCGCTGTGTGGGCGATCAAATCGACTGGGCGCTGGCGTCGAGCGCCGGGGTGGCCCGTGTGCTGCAGATCTGCGATCCCGACTGGGCCCTGCCCACCTACGACAGCGTCGACGCGGCGTTGTCGGCGGTGCAGGATGACTCCCGGCCACTACTGCAGCTGATCCCTAAGCCGCGCTAG
- a CDS encoding RNA polymerase sigma factor SigF has protein sequence MFRELKAVPEGSPDFQRQRDRIVERCLPLADHIARRFDGRGEPREDLVQVARVGLVNAVIRFDVEAGSDFVSFAVPTIMGEVRRHFRDNSWSVKVPRRLKELHLRLGAATAELSQRLGRAPTASELAAELDMDRDEVVEGLVAGSSYNTLSIDSGGSANDDAPAIADTLGDVDFGLDQIENREALRPLLAALPERERTVLVLRFFESLTQTQIAERVGISQMHVSRLLAKSLARLRDQLQ, from the coding sequence ATGTTCCGCGAGTTGAAGGCCGTCCCGGAAGGTTCACCCGATTTCCAGCGCCAGCGGGATCGGATCGTCGAACGCTGCCTGCCGCTGGCCGACCACATCGCCCGGCGCTTCGACGGACGCGGTGAACCGCGCGAAGACCTCGTCCAGGTGGCGCGGGTCGGATTGGTCAACGCGGTGATCCGCTTCGACGTCGAGGCGGGTTCGGACTTCGTGTCGTTCGCGGTGCCCACGATCATGGGTGAGGTGCGCAGACACTTCCGGGACAACAGCTGGTCGGTCAAGGTGCCCCGCCGGCTCAAAGAACTGCACCTGCGCCTGGGCGCGGCCACCGCCGAACTGTCACAGCGGCTCGGCCGTGCGCCGACCGCCTCGGAGCTGGCCGCCGAACTCGACATGGACCGCGACGAGGTCGTCGAGGGCCTGGTGGCGGGCAGCTCCTACAACACGCTGTCCATCGACAGCGGCGGGAGCGCCAATGACGACGCACCCGCCATCGCCGACACACTCGGTGACGTCGACTTCGGGCTCGATCAGATCGAGAACCGAGAAGCCTTGCGGCCCTTGCTCGCCGCGTTACCGGAGCGGGAAAGGACCGTGCTCGTGCTGCGGTTCTTCGAGTCGCTCACCCAGACCCAGATCGCCGAGCGGGTCGGCATCTCGCAGATGCACGTCTCGCGGCTGCTGGCGAAATCGCTAGCGCGGCTTAGGGATCAGCTGCAGTAG
- a CDS encoding ATP-binding protein yields the protein MAEATNTNNGHQRGSSSVELRVAAELENLAVLRTLVAAVATFEDLDFDAVADLRLAVDEACTRLIRSAVPGSVLLVVIDARQDAVVIDASTTCKSSDILAPGSFSWHVLNSLTDEVRTFEDGQGADDARVFGISMTTRRASSLQ from the coding sequence ATGGCCGAGGCCACCAACACCAACAACGGGCACCAGCGGGGCAGCTCGTCGGTGGAACTTCGCGTCGCCGCCGAGCTCGAGAACCTCGCAGTGCTGCGAACTCTGGTCGCCGCGGTGGCGACCTTCGAAGACCTCGACTTCGACGCGGTCGCCGATCTGCGGTTGGCCGTCGATGAAGCGTGCACCCGCTTGATCCGCTCGGCCGTGCCGGGCTCCGTGCTTCTCGTGGTGATCGATGCGCGCCAGGATGCCGTCGTCATCGACGCGTCGACGACGTGCAAGAGCTCCGACATCCTCGCGCCCGGCAGCTTCAGCTGGCATGTGCTCAATTCGCTGACAGACGAGGTTCGGACGTTCGAGGACGGGCAGGGCGCCGATGATGCGCGGGTCTTCGGGATCTCGATGACGACGAGACGAGCGAGCTCGCTGCAGTGA
- a CDS encoding DNA topoisomerase IB — translation MRLRRSDVHGPGVRRVRRGRGFSYQRPDGSPVTDEATLQRIKELVIPPAWKRVWICPHPNGHIQAVGTDAAGRRQYLYHQRWQEERSEEKFDRVLSMSAALPEMRRRIAADLRTRGLTRDRVLALALHLLDLGYFRAGSEQYAEENNSFGIATLHREHITVQRAGVEFDYPAKSGVRRTLHVDDPEVVKSVRALLRRPDRGERFLVCRNGSGWTDIHADDLNTRFKELVGDEYTVKDLRTWHGTVLAAAAFVDADPPVNKTVIKRVEAAVMKEVADELGNTPAVARGSYVDPRVVKSYESGRTIAPAARRAAMTRDAGERQAILDRSTARLIRKVAKG, via the coding sequence ATGCGGCTGCGTCGTAGCGACGTGCACGGGCCCGGCGTGCGTCGGGTGCGGCGCGGACGCGGGTTCTCCTATCAGCGCCCCGACGGTTCTCCAGTCACCGACGAGGCGACACTGCAGCGCATCAAGGAGCTGGTGATCCCGCCCGCGTGGAAGCGGGTGTGGATCTGTCCGCATCCCAACGGACACATTCAGGCCGTGGGAACCGACGCCGCCGGACGACGTCAGTACCTGTACCACCAGCGGTGGCAGGAAGAGCGCAGCGAAGAGAAGTTCGACCGGGTCCTTTCGATGTCGGCGGCCCTGCCCGAGATGCGGCGGCGGATCGCGGCGGATCTACGGACGCGCGGATTGACCCGCGACCGGGTCCTCGCGCTGGCCCTGCACCTGCTCGACCTCGGGTACTTCCGGGCGGGCAGTGAGCAATACGCCGAGGAGAACAACTCGTTCGGCATCGCGACGCTGCACCGTGAGCACATCACGGTGCAGCGCGCGGGCGTGGAGTTCGACTACCCGGCCAAGAGCGGGGTCCGCCGCACCTTGCACGTCGATGACCCAGAGGTGGTCAAATCCGTGCGGGCACTGTTACGCCGACCCGACCGTGGCGAGCGGTTCCTGGTGTGCCGCAACGGTTCGGGATGGACGGACATCCACGCCGACGATCTCAACACCCGGTTCAAGGAGCTGGTCGGCGACGAATACACCGTCAAGGATCTGCGAACCTGGCACGGCACGGTGCTGGCCGCAGCGGCGTTCGTCGACGCCGACCCCCCGGTGAACAAGACCGTGATCAAACGGGTCGAAGCAGCGGTGATGAAGGAGGTCGCCGACGAGCTGGGCAACACACCTGCGGTGGCGCGCGGCTCCTACGTCGACCCGCGTGTGGTCAAAAGTTACGAGTCAGGCCGCACGATCGCCCCGGCGGCGCGCCGAGCGGCCATGACCAGAGACGCCGGTGAGCGTCAGGCGATCCTCGACCGCAGCACGGCCCGGTTGATCCGCAAGGTCGCCAAGGGCTAG
- a CDS encoding UDP-glucose dehydrogenase family protein, with protein MTGMRVGVIGAGYVGLTTAVCLAERGHPTICVDVDGRRVDELNRGTTQLDEPELPLLLRRGLAAETLRFSADYGELADRALVFVCVPTPSRFDGSADLSAVEAAVGELAGLLPSGAVLVLKSTVPVGTTRQLARRLTPTGIKVVSNPEFLREGHAVYDFRHPDRVVLGADDDGAADVVAGVYGESAPTLRMSPESAELAKYASNAFLAVKVSYANSLARLCAGVGADVGDVTGCMGADVRIGDHFLQPGPGWGGSCLPKDTAALLHTARQAGVALPEVESARGTNAAQPAHIATVLSRVMATPLSDARVTVLGLTFKAGTSDVRDSPALAICAELARTGAQITGYDPRLGQIDQGVLRRSSLVTVDDPYLAAKDADAIVVLTEWPEFRRLNWPLIAEQSPGAVVVDTRNLLDPASLADTGLTYLGNGLPSGY; from the coding sequence ATGACCGGCATGCGGGTGGGCGTGATCGGCGCGGGCTATGTCGGTTTGACGACCGCCGTGTGCCTCGCCGAGCGAGGTCACCCGACGATCTGTGTCGACGTCGACGGCCGCCGGGTCGACGAACTCAACCGCGGCACGACGCAGCTGGACGAGCCGGAGCTGCCGCTGCTGCTGCGCCGGGGCCTGGCCGCCGAAACCCTGCGGTTCAGCGCGGATTACGGCGAGCTCGCCGATCGCGCCCTGGTGTTCGTCTGCGTGCCGACTCCGAGCCGGTTCGACGGGTCGGCCGATCTGTCGGCGGTCGAAGCCGCCGTCGGCGAACTCGCGGGGCTGTTGCCGTCCGGCGCCGTGCTGGTACTGAAATCGACTGTGCCGGTGGGCACCACGCGGCAACTGGCGCGGCGGCTGACGCCGACGGGCATCAAGGTGGTGTCCAATCCGGAGTTCCTGCGCGAAGGCCACGCCGTCTACGACTTTCGTCATCCCGACCGTGTCGTTCTCGGCGCCGACGACGACGGCGCCGCCGATGTGGTCGCCGGCGTGTACGGCGAGTCGGCACCGACCCTGCGGATGAGCCCGGAAAGCGCCGAGCTGGCCAAGTACGCCAGCAATGCGTTTCTGGCCGTGAAGGTCTCATACGCCAACTCGCTTGCCCGGCTGTGCGCGGGGGTCGGGGCAGACGTCGGCGACGTCACCGGCTGCATGGGCGCCGACGTCCGGATCGGCGACCATTTTCTGCAGCCGGGCCCGGGGTGGGGCGGTTCGTGCCTGCCCAAGGACACCGCCGCCCTGCTGCACACCGCACGCCAGGCCGGTGTCGCGCTGCCCGAGGTGGAATCGGCGCGCGGCACCAACGCCGCGCAGCCGGCACACATCGCGACCGTCCTGAGCCGGGTGATGGCCACACCGCTGTCGGACGCGCGAGTGACCGTGCTGGGCTTGACATTCAAGGCCGGCACCAGCGACGTGCGGGACTCGCCCGCGTTGGCGATCTGCGCAGAGCTCGCCCGCACCGGTGCACAGATCACCGGCTACGACCCGCGCCTCGGGCAGATCGACCAGGGCGTGCTGCGCCGCTCCTCACTCGTCACCGTGGACGACCCCTACCTGGCGGCCAAGGACGCCGACGCCATCGTCGTGCTCACCGAGTGGCCAGAGTTCCGCCGGCTGAACTGGCCGCTGATCGCCGAGCAGTCGCCGGGCGCCGTCGTCGTCGATACCCGCAACCTGCTGGACCCGGCGTCGCTGGCCGATACCGGGCTCACCTACCTCGGAAACGGGCTCCCCTCCGGCTACTAG
- a CDS encoding glycosyltransferase family 9 protein, with translation MRIDRVVVAVSQHTVLVLRALGLGDLLTGVPALRGLRRAYPDARIVLATAQRFADLAMLSGAVDEVHPTPGLGQLAPLRDVPTLAVNLHGSGPQSVADLLALQPRAVLSHRHSAYPGLDGPPWRTDLHEVDRWCGLLEWAGIRCDPADLALPRPPGPPDRSTAVVIHPGAAFGARRWPPDRFATVAGVLHDGGHDVVITGDGGEVELARSVAEMAGLPQSRVLAGTLGLLDLVALIRDCRLLICGDTGVGHIATATGTPSVLLFGPTPPSRWGPRRAGPHIAVWAGGDGDPHADDPHPGLLLITVSRVLEASRHLLRDCA, from the coding sequence GTGCGCATCGACAGAGTCGTCGTGGCCGTGAGCCAGCACACCGTTCTGGTGTTGCGCGCCCTGGGCCTCGGTGACCTGCTGACCGGTGTCCCGGCGCTGCGCGGGCTACGCCGCGCCTACCCCGACGCGCGCATCGTGTTGGCCACCGCGCAGCGGTTCGCGGACTTGGCGATGCTGTCGGGCGCGGTCGACGAGGTCCATCCCACGCCGGGCCTTGGCCAGTTGGCTCCGCTTCGCGACGTGCCCACGCTGGCGGTGAACCTGCACGGCAGCGGCCCGCAGAGCGTTGCCGACCTGCTCGCACTGCAACCCCGCGCGGTGCTCAGCCACCGGCACAGCGCATACCCCGGCCTCGACGGTCCGCCGTGGCGCACCGACCTCCACGAGGTCGACCGCTGGTGCGGGCTGCTGGAGTGGGCGGGTATCCGCTGCGACCCGGCGGATCTGGCCCTCCCGAGACCACCCGGGCCCCCCGACCGGTCGACGGCTGTGGTGATCCACCCCGGGGCGGCGTTCGGGGCGCGCCGCTGGCCACCCGACCGCTTCGCGACCGTCGCGGGCGTGCTGCACGACGGCGGCCACGACGTGGTCATCACCGGTGACGGCGGTGAGGTCGAGCTGGCCAGGTCGGTGGCCGAGATGGCCGGCCTGCCGCAGAGCCGTGTGCTGGCAGGAACCCTCGGCCTGCTCGACCTGGTGGCGCTGATCCGCGACTGCCGGCTGTTGATCTGCGGGGACACCGGCGTCGGGCACATCGCCACCGCGACCGGAACACCGTCGGTGCTGCTGTTCGGCCCGACACCGCCGAGCCGGTGGGGTCCGCGTCGCGCGGGTCCGCACATCGCCGTGTGGGCGGGCGGCGACGGCGACCCGCACGCCGACGACCCGCACCCCGGGCTGCTGCTGATCACGGTCTCGCGCGTGCTCGAGGCGAGCCGACACCTGCTGCGGGACTGCGCATGA
- a CDS encoding SDR family oxidoreductase, producing the protein MKLGNIIITGGASGLGAATVKAVERHGGTPLIIDRNEPQPSDGAVAFAFARADLADTEAVDSAVKALADRVDGQLHGVFTAAGIDSCGRLDDVPAKDWERVVHVNLLGTAAVIRSALPYLKSTHGTIVTCASTLGIKAVSDATAYCASKFGVVGFSRALAAELAGEVGVTTLIPGGMHTAFFDGRDEQYKPPPEAKLNQPEHVAETVVFALSQPAGCEVREMVVCASTESSWP; encoded by the coding sequence ATGAAGTTGGGCAACATCATCATCACCGGCGGTGCGTCGGGACTCGGTGCCGCCACTGTGAAAGCCGTTGAGCGACACGGTGGAACACCGTTGATTATCGACCGCAACGAACCGCAGCCCAGCGACGGCGCGGTCGCGTTCGCGTTCGCGCGAGCGGACCTCGCCGACACGGAGGCCGTCGACAGCGCGGTGAAGGCCCTTGCAGACCGGGTGGACGGACAGCTCCACGGGGTGTTCACCGCGGCAGGCATCGACTCGTGCGGCAGGCTCGACGACGTCCCCGCCAAGGACTGGGAGCGGGTGGTCCACGTCAACCTGCTCGGCACCGCCGCGGTGATCCGCTCGGCGCTGCCGTATCTGAAGAGCACCCACGGCACCATCGTCACCTGCGCATCGACATTGGGCATCAAGGCGGTGAGCGACGCAACCGCCTACTGCGCATCGAAGTTCGGCGTCGTCGGATTCTCCCGGGCGCTGGCCGCGGAGTTGGCCGGCGAAGTCGGTGTGACCACGCTGATCCCCGGCGGTATGCACACCGCGTTCTTCGACGGGCGTGACGAGCAGTACAAGCCGCCGCCGGAGGCCAAGCTGAACCAGCCCGAACACGTCGCCGAGACCGTGGTGTTCGCGTTGTCGCAACCCGCGGGCTGTGAGGTCCGCGAGATGGTCGTGTGCGCATCGACAGAGTCGTCGTGGCCGTGA
- a CDS encoding PfkB family carbohydrate kinase, whose protein sequence is MDRPLVIVGDSMLDVDIEGSATRLSPEAPVPVVDTERVWQRPGGAGLAAVLAARAEQDVVLVTAVGDDADGGALTDLLAHAGVTVLALPMSGTTVCKTRIRAAGQSMLRLDHGTGVAAGDTAPRSVAAAMERARAVCVADYGRGVTAHQGIRELLTRIAARVPVVWDPHPRGAVPTRGCWLVAPNQDEAAGNSPESLRRLWDAKAVCVTLGSRGALLGTADGSTHIAVPGSATRVGAGDTCGAGDRFAIAAAQALGAGEDVHTAVTAAVDAASRFVATGGAVAMSSAAAMDRHRLAVAETELITDDVAAAREQIRRSGRTLVATGGCFDLLHTGHIRLLRQARQLGDALVVLLNSDSSVRALKGPGRPVMAAVDRARVLAALACVDAVVIFDELSPEAALDRLRPDIWVKGGDYTEAELPEAGVVRRHGGEVVLLPTVAGYSSSNLIAAARS, encoded by the coding sequence GTGGATAGGCCGTTGGTCATCGTCGGGGACTCGATGCTCGACGTCGACATCGAGGGCAGCGCCACCCGTCTCAGCCCGGAGGCGCCCGTGCCCGTCGTCGACACCGAACGCGTGTGGCAACGCCCCGGCGGTGCGGGCCTGGCCGCGGTGCTGGCCGCCCGCGCCGAACAGGACGTGGTGTTGGTCACCGCCGTCGGCGATGACGCCGACGGGGGTGCCCTGACCGACCTGCTCGCGCATGCCGGGGTGACGGTGCTCGCCCTGCCCATGTCGGGGACAACGGTGTGCAAGACCAGGATCCGCGCGGCAGGGCAGTCCATGCTGCGCCTTGACCACGGCACCGGGGTGGCCGCCGGCGACACGGCGCCGCGGTCGGTGGCCGCGGCGATGGAGCGGGCACGCGCGGTGTGCGTTGCCGACTACGGCCGTGGTGTCACCGCACACCAGGGCATCCGCGAACTGCTGACCCGCATCGCCGCCCGGGTACCTGTCGTGTGGGACCCGCATCCGCGCGGTGCGGTGCCGACCCGCGGGTGCTGGCTCGTTGCTCCCAATCAGGATGAGGCCGCGGGGAATTCACCGGAGTCGCTGCGGCGGCTGTGGGATGCCAAGGCGGTCTGTGTGACGTTGGGCTCCCGCGGGGCGCTGCTGGGAACCGCGGACGGCAGCACGCACATCGCGGTGCCCGGATCCGCCACCCGCGTAGGCGCGGGCGACACGTGCGGCGCGGGCGATCGGTTCGCGATCGCGGCCGCCCAGGCGCTCGGCGCGGGTGAGGACGTGCATACCGCGGTCACCGCCGCGGTGGACGCCGCGAGCAGGTTCGTCGCCACCGGTGGTGCGGTCGCGATGTCCAGCGCGGCGGCGATGGACAGACACCGTTTGGCGGTAGCCGAAACCGAGCTGATCACCGATGACGTCGCCGCTGCGCGTGAGCAGATCCGCCGCTCGGGCAGGACGCTGGTCGCGACGGGCGGCTGCTTCGACCTGTTGCACACCGGCCATATCCGGTTGTTGCGCCAGGCCCGCCAACTCGGTGACGCCCTTGTGGTGCTGCTCAATTCCGACTCTTCGGTGCGTGCGCTGAAAGGGCCGGGACGCCCGGTGATGGCCGCTGTGGACCGCGCCCGCGTCCTTGCCGCGCTGGCTTGCGTCGACGCGGTCGTCATCTTCGACGAACTGTCGCCGGAAGCAGCGCTTGACCGACTGCGGCCGGACATCTGGGTCAAGGGCGGTGATTACACCGAGGCCGAACTGCCCGAGGCCGGCGTCGTGCGCCGCCACGGCGGGGAAGTGGTGCTGCTGCCCACCGTCGCCGGTTACTCGTCGTCCAACTTGATCGCCGCGGCGCGGTCGTAA
- a CDS encoding D-sedoheptulose-7-phosphate isomerase, whose protein sequence is MIEQHFCALSQAVDHIGHEAPRLTRWGRRLADVLTTGGRLLACGNGGSAAEAQHLTAELVGRFHDERMPLSAISLHADTSALTAITNDYGSDEMFARGVRAHGRPGDILIALSTSGTSANVLAAVKAAHEAGLTTWGLAGPAPNPLAAMCDDAVCVDAPTTATVQEIHLLLVHALCIALDDVLLEVHRG, encoded by the coding sequence ATGATCGAGCAACATTTCTGCGCGCTGTCGCAGGCCGTCGATCACATCGGCCATGAGGCACCCCGGCTGACACGATGGGGCAGGCGGCTCGCCGACGTGCTCACCACCGGCGGCCGGCTGCTGGCATGCGGCAACGGCGGCAGCGCGGCCGAAGCCCAGCACTTGACCGCAGAACTCGTCGGACGGTTCCACGACGAACGAATGCCGTTGTCGGCCATCTCGTTACACGCCGACACCTCGGCGCTGACGGCGATCACCAACGACTACGGCTCCGATGAGATGTTCGCCAGAGGAGTGAGAGCACACGGCAGGCCCGGCGACATCCTGATCGCCCTGTCCACCAGCGGCACCAGCGCCAACGTGCTGGCGGCCGTCAAGGCCGCCCACGAAGCCGGGTTGACCACATGGGGGCTGGCAGGCCCGGCGCCGAACCCGCTGGCGGCCATGTGTGACGACGCGGTGTGCGTGGATGCGCCCACCACCGCGACCGTGCAGGAAATCCATCTGCTTCTGGTGCACGCGCTGTGCATCGCGCTGGATGACGTGCTGCTGGAGGTGCACCGTGGATAG
- a CDS encoding glycosyltransferase family 9 protein, with protein sequence MSNAVVARLDSAGDVLIAGPAVRAVATRHDGVTFLAGPRGRAAAKLLPAVDEIIEWQAPWVDFDSPELTAGHVDSLVKQLRDVAPQRVYILTSFHQSPLPLALICRMASVPWIGAISEDYPGTLLDLRHHVPPGIPEPERALSLVRAAGCELPPGDDGRLRVRVPHHLPRALAEKLGDAPYVAFHPGAAVPARRPTTARSARMVAALAAAGHRVVVTGDDSERDLTAAVAADVATDLGGCTSLATLATVYARARVVVAPNTGPAHLAAAVGAPVVSLFAPVVAADQWLPYGHNVVRLGDQQAPCRLTRARSCPVDGHPCLDGITDEQLCSAVDRTGGQR encoded by the coding sequence ATGAGCAACGCGGTGGTGGCCCGACTCGACAGTGCAGGCGACGTGCTGATCGCCGGACCGGCGGTCCGTGCCGTGGCCACGCGTCATGACGGGGTGACGTTTCTGGCCGGGCCGCGCGGGCGGGCGGCGGCGAAGCTGCTGCCCGCGGTCGACGAGATCATCGAATGGCAGGCGCCCTGGGTCGATTTCGACTCACCCGAGCTCACCGCGGGACACGTCGACTCGCTCGTCAAGCAGCTGCGTGATGTGGCACCACAGCGGGTGTACATCCTGACGTCGTTTCATCAATCGCCGTTGCCGTTGGCGCTGATCTGCCGGATGGCCTCGGTGCCGTGGATCGGCGCGATCAGCGAGGACTACCCGGGCACCCTGCTCGACCTGCGCCACCACGTCCCGCCCGGCATACCGGAGCCCGAACGGGCCTTGTCGCTGGTGCGCGCCGCCGGCTGCGAACTGCCGCCCGGTGACGACGGCAGGCTGCGCGTGCGGGTGCCGCATCACCTGCCCCGTGCGCTGGCCGAAAAGCTCGGCGACGCACCGTATGTGGCGTTTCACCCCGGGGCGGCGGTACCGGCGCGCAGGCCCACCACCGCGCGCAGCGCCCGGATGGTCGCGGCGCTGGCCGCGGCCGGGCACCGGGTGGTGGTCACCGGTGACGACTCCGAACGCGACCTCACCGCGGCGGTGGCCGCCGACGTCGCGACCGACCTCGGCGGGTGCACGTCGCTTGCCACGCTGGCGACGGTCTACGCGCGCGCCCGGGTAGTGGTGGCGCCCAACACCGGCCCGGCGCACCTGGCGGCCGCCGTCGGCGCGCCGGTCGTCTCGCTGTTCGCGCCGGTGGTGGCCGCCGACCAGTGGCTTCCCTACGGCCACAACGTCGTCCGGCTCGGAGACCAGCAGGCCCCGTGCCGACTCACCCGCGCCCGCAGTTGCCCGGTCGACGGCCATCCGTGCCTGGACGGCATCACCGACGAACAACTGTGCAGTGCGGTCGACCGAACGGGAGGACAACGATGA
- a CDS encoding HAD-IIIA family hydrolase, which produces MTPAFAVVVPTVGRQSLHRLLAELDGSCGPRPTAVIVVDDRLDPEPPLRLQTSLPVTVLHGGGRGPAAARNLGWRAASAEWICFLDDDVVPQHNWFEAVADDLAKADAEDAAGSQGVIDVPRAPGRRATDDERRTQGLADAQWITADMAYRRSALVHVGGFDERFPRAYREDADIALRITLAGNTIAKGTRRCRHPVASATLMSSVRAQRGNRDDALMRRKFGWRWRAAIGEGRGRLRVHAVTAAAALAAALAAVLGRWRVAGYAAALWAALTAEFAARRFWAGPHTAPEAARMLVTSVLIPPVAVAHRIGGEWAFRSSRRDRPLAVLLDRDDTIIEDGPYLRDPAGVRPVRGAHDALRRLRDRGLLLAIVTNQSGVAKGLISPEELAAVNTAVDAALGPFDSWQVCVHDAGDGCGCRKPAPGLVHAAADALGAEPSRCVLIGDTGGDVEAALAAGADAVLVPTERTLTREISDARSRARVAATIDDAVALVLKDCR; this is translated from the coding sequence ATGACACCCGCGTTCGCGGTGGTGGTGCCGACCGTCGGCAGGCAGTCGCTACACCGGTTGCTGGCCGAACTGGACGGATCCTGCGGCCCGAGGCCGACGGCGGTGATCGTCGTCGATGATCGTCTGGACCCCGAGCCGCCGCTGCGGTTGCAGACCAGCCTGCCCGTCACGGTGCTGCACGGCGGGGGACGCGGACCGGCCGCCGCGCGCAACCTCGGATGGCGCGCAGCAAGCGCCGAATGGATCTGTTTCCTCGACGACGACGTGGTGCCGCAACACAACTGGTTCGAGGCCGTTGCCGACGATCTGGCGAAGGCCGACGCCGAAGATGCGGCCGGCTCCCAGGGCGTCATCGACGTGCCGCGCGCGCCGGGACGACGCGCCACCGACGACGAACGTCGCACCCAGGGACTGGCCGATGCGCAGTGGATCACCGCGGACATGGCCTACCGGCGGTCGGCACTGGTACACGTCGGCGGGTTCGACGAACGCTTTCCGCGGGCCTACCGCGAAGACGCCGACATCGCACTGCGGATCACGTTGGCCGGCAATACGATTGCCAAGGGGACCCGTCGGTGCAGGCATCCGGTCGCATCGGCGACGTTGATGAGCAGTGTTCGCGCGCAGCGCGGCAACCGTGACGATGCGCTGATGCGCCGCAAATTCGGATGGCGTTGGCGCGCGGCGATCGGTGAGGGCCGCGGGCGTCTGCGCGTACACGCCGTGACGGCCGCGGCGGCACTGGCCGCCGCGCTCGCCGCCGTCCTCGGCCGGTGGCGCGTCGCCGGCTACGCTGCCGCGCTGTGGGCGGCGCTGACCGCCGAGTTCGCCGCGCGCCGGTTCTGGGCAGGTCCGCACACCGCACCGGAAGCCGCTCGGATGTTGGTGACCAGCGTGCTGATACCGCCTGTCGCCGTGGCGCACCGGATCGGCGGGGAGTGGGCGTTTCGGTCGTCGCGGCGAGACCGGCCGCTGGCGGTGCTGCTCGACCGCGACGACACCATCATCGAAGACGGCCCGTATCTGCGCGACCCCGCCGGGGTGCGACCGGTCCGCGGTGCGCACGACGCGCTGCGCCGGCTGCGCGACAGGGGTCTGTTGCTGGCGATCGTCACCAACCAGTCCGGCGTGGCGAAGGGGCTGATCAGCCCCGAGGAACTGGCGGCGGTCAACACTGCGGTGGACGCGGCACTGGGGCCGTTCGACTCCTGGCAGGTCTGTGTGCACGACGCCGGCGACGGCTGCGGATGCCGTAAGCCCGCACCCGGACTGGTGCACGCCGCGGCGGACGCGCTGGGCGCCGAACCCTCCCGCTGCGTGCTGATCGGGGACACCGGCGGCGACGTCGAGGCGGCCCTTGCGGCGGGCGCGGACGCGGTGCTGGTGCCGACCGAGCGCACGCTGACCCGAGAGATCAGCGACGCCCGCAGCCGCGCCCGCGTCGCGGCGACCATCGACGACGCGGTCGCGCTTGTGCTGAAGGACTGCCGATGA